One Catalinimonas alkaloidigena DNA window includes the following coding sequences:
- a CDS encoding phosphatidylserine decarboxylase family protein: protein MKIHKEGYRLLLISLLILVLLNVGVFVFAPTLVTLQRIVLFVSITFFLLILQFFRSPRRTITTNERFVLAPADGKVVVIEQTQETEYLNEERIQISVFMSPVNVHSNINPVSGVVEYFKYHAGKYLVAWHPKSSLENERTTTVVRMTNDVRILFRQIAGALAKRIVWYVEEGMEVEQGAEFGFIKFGSRVDVFLPLNAEVKVKIGDRTKGGITVLAELPA, encoded by the coding sequence ATGAAAATTCATAAAGAAGGATACCGCCTTCTGCTGATTTCGCTCCTGATCCTCGTCCTGCTGAACGTAGGGGTATTTGTGTTCGCGCCGACGCTGGTGACGTTGCAACGCATCGTGCTGTTTGTCAGCATCACCTTTTTCCTGCTGATTCTTCAATTCTTCCGCAGCCCGCGGCGCACCATCACCACCAACGAGCGGTTTGTGCTGGCCCCAGCCGATGGCAAAGTGGTGGTGATCGAGCAAACCCAGGAAACCGAATACCTGAACGAAGAGCGCATCCAGATTTCGGTCTTTATGTCGCCGGTCAACGTGCACTCCAACATCAACCCCGTGTCGGGTGTCGTGGAATACTTCAAGTACCACGCGGGCAAGTACCTCGTCGCGTGGCACCCCAAATCCAGCCTGGAAAACGAACGGACCACGACCGTGGTCCGCATGACCAACGACGTGCGGATTCTGTTTCGGCAAATTGCCGGAGCACTGGCCAAGCGAATTGTCTGGTATGTGGAAGAAGGGATGGAAGTGGAACAGGGCGCCGAGTTCGGGTTCATCAAATTCGGTTCGCGGGTCGACGTTTTTCTGCCGCTCAACGCAGAAGTGAAAGTAAAGATCGGGGACCGCACCAAAGGAGGCATCACCGTCCTGGCCGAACTGCCGGCCTAA
- a CDS encoding T9SS type A sorting domain-containing protein has product MRKFLCMASVMLWAGLAMAQSPAPIAAGTARKAAASLVPRPAGIGRPSGKAPIFPAAPAHRPVAMHQYKLDSLLTFSMNSPTDSVLAYKETYTYNAEGDLTTGFFWSWDDQSVSVYREQYQYDALGRLAEFTAHTQVGTMWEGNNRSTYEWGENDQLLTSITYRPGLSGDTWREMFQYVYTYNPQQQLQELVINSREGQAWTKYSRTTYAYDAAGQLVETIDYVQTDQNEEIEWFRTTDQYDAHGNLLEQIVYFYDGTGWSIDSRQTFEYDAADQLIAYIYYQQDGDALVENNRETYVYQGDGTLRAYTDYEWVEGDWIEEGKEEYGYQPAESASRPWLPPAYYETLETPLSFYSDTQWLRASVAYSINEGAWQKESATTRYYSPQTVTQAAQWSSSAAVTVYPNPAAGSFTLDLRAVAMPPSGTYAVQLCTTTGQVVRTWAQHAPKATLALGSLPAGVYFVTLTLPQGVVHKRLVIK; this is encoded by the coding sequence ATGCGAAAATTTTTATGCATGGCCAGCGTGATGCTGTGGGCTGGTCTGGCCATGGCACAATCGCCCGCCCCGATTGCGGCTGGCACCGCCCGAAAAGCGGCGGCATCCCTAGTACCAAGGCCTGCGGGCATAGGACGTCCGTCCGGCAAAGCCCCGATTTTTCCTGCCGCACCGGCGCACCGGCCTGTGGCGATGCATCAATACAAACTGGATAGCCTCCTGACGTTCAGCATGAACAGCCCTACCGATTCGGTGTTGGCGTACAAAGAAACGTATACTTACAATGCGGAAGGCGACCTCACCACGGGTTTTTTCTGGAGCTGGGATGATCAGAGCGTGTCGGTTTACCGGGAGCAGTACCAATACGATGCCCTGGGACGACTGGCAGAGTTTACGGCCCACACGCAAGTAGGTACCATGTGGGAAGGCAACAACCGCAGCACGTACGAGTGGGGAGAGAATGACCAGCTGCTCACTTCGATAACGTACCGACCCGGGTTATCAGGGGACACATGGCGCGAGATGTTTCAGTACGTCTACACCTATAACCCGCAGCAACAGTTGCAGGAATTGGTGATCAATTCGAGGGAAGGGCAAGCCTGGACCAAGTACAGCCGGACTACGTATGCGTACGACGCCGCAGGGCAGTTGGTAGAAACCATTGATTACGTGCAGACCGATCAAAACGAGGAAATCGAATGGTTCAGAACCACCGATCAGTACGATGCGCACGGCAACCTGCTGGAGCAGATCGTCTATTTCTACGACGGCACGGGGTGGTCGATCGATTCACGGCAGACCTTCGAATACGATGCGGCCGACCAACTCATCGCGTACATATACTACCAGCAGGACGGCGATGCACTGGTCGAAAACAACCGGGAGACCTATGTCTATCAGGGCGATGGCACGTTACGCGCCTACACCGACTACGAATGGGTCGAGGGGGACTGGATCGAAGAAGGAAAAGAAGAGTACGGGTACCAGCCCGCCGAAAGTGCCAGCCGACCCTGGCTGCCGCCTGCCTACTACGAAACCCTCGAAACACCGCTCTCTTTTTACAGCGATACCCAATGGCTCCGGGCTTCGGTTGCGTACTCCATCAACGAAGGCGCATGGCAAAAGGAGAGTGCGACCACCCGTTATTACTCGCCGCAGACCGTGACGCAGGCCGCCCAGTGGAGCAGTAGCGCTGCAGTAACGGTGTATCCCAATCCGGCGGCGGGAAGTTTTACACTCGACCTCCGTGCGGTCGCGATGCCTCCTTCCGGGACGTATGCCGTGCAGTTATGCACAACGACGGGGCAGGTCGTTCGAACCTGGGCGCAACACGCTCCGAAAGCTACTCTGGCATTAGGCTCGTTACCGGCGGGTGTCTATTTCGTGACCCTGACGTTGCCGCAGGGGGTGGTGCACAAGCGGCTGGTAATCAAGTAA